One genomic window of Fusarium verticillioides 7600 chromosome 2, whole genome shotgun sequence includes the following:
- a CDS encoding serine/threonine protein kinase, whose translation MIQDSGADEIIGSSLKDRLEYALLPNGIRQQEQFLPAGSLASICTELTVFIELSRYFDRDEARQVTSYICDRTKPAKKIFAALVLIGRIELIKPFQNATFFDEDLPLTDNIEESELRSRWPGDQRSVLLTRSLRDIKAIRDFSLKQWCVNIPFFERDFNQIYGDLVFDSDTIMPWESAGQNIITGGYGYVQKVKIHKDHHSFETKHKSFALKTILPAKEKTRNAFKQELMAFRKVRPMPNLVELVSAFEISGKDTFMLLFPWAEGGSMDDMMDRPSKDLFRAQKQSPRDFVQWIIAQCRGLVEALGEIHQANIAIGSEDGDSSGQVKNFGIHLDIKPGNILYYCQTTAYHALGVLKIADFGLAEFHSTSSKTRKSRGSAYMCSQQYRSPEHDIGYIISKKVDIWALGCIFSELLTWMLLEYKGCEEFRQAREQDVLFSGDWNDVQDGENDVEDNFFQRHIEMKSAKTFHRLLRAHPKFGYVKQTRAVRKEKTSLD comes from the exons ATGATACAGGATTCAGGAGCTGATGAAATCATAGGTTCTTCGCTGAAAGATCGTCTCGAATATGCGTTGCTGCCAAATGGAATCCGTCAGCAAGAGCAGTTTCTCCCAGCCGGTTCCCTCGCGTCAATTTGTACCGAATTGACCGTTTTTATTGAGCTTTCTAGATACTTCGACAGGGATGAGGCTAGGCAAGTCACATCATATATATGTGATCGAACAAAGCCCGCCAAAAAGATATTTGCCGCTTTAGTACTCATAGGTCGCATCGAGTTAATCAAGCCCTTCCAAAATGCGACGTTTTTCGACGAAGACTTGCCACTCACAGATAATATTGAAGAGTCGGAATTGCGATCTCGCTGGCCAGGCGATCAGCGATCCGTCTTGCTTACCAGAAGCCTCCGAGACATCAAGGCGATACGCGACTTTAGCCTCAAACAGTGGTGTGTGAACATCCCCTTTTTTGAGAGGGACTTCAATCAGATCTATGGGGATCTAGTGTTTGATTCGGATACCATTATGCCGTGGGAATCTGCTGGGCAAAACATCATTACTGGAGGGTATGGATATGTtcaaaaggtcaagattcACAAAGACCACCATTCTTTC GAGACAAAACACAAAAGTTTCGCATTAAAGACTATTCTgccagcaaaagaaaaaacTCGAAATGCCTTCAAGCAGGAGTTGATGGCCTTTCGTAAGGTCCGTCCCATGCCAAATttggttgagcttgtgtcTGCATTCGAGATATCAGGAAAGGATACGTTTATGCTCTTATTCCCCTGGGCTGAAGGGGGCAGCATGGATGACATGATGGATCGGCCGTCGAAGGATCTCTTCCGAGCCCAGAAGCAGTCGCCAAGAGACTTTGTTCAGTGGATCATAGCCCAATGCCGTGGCTTGGTAGAAGCTCTTGGGGAGATTCACCAGGCCAATATCGCTATTGGGTCTGAGGACGGGGACTCCAGTGGCCAAGTTAAGAACTTCGGGATACACCTTGATATCAAACCAGGCAACATCCTTTATTACTGCCAAACGACTGCCTACCACGCACTTGGTGTTCTTAAAATTGCAGATTTTGGCCTCGCCGAGTTTCATAGTACATCTTCGAAAACGCGGAAGAGCCGCGGTTCTGCCTACATGTGCTCGCAACAATATCGCTCACCTGAGCACGATATCGGTTACATCATATCAAAAAAGGTCGATATCTGGGCACTGGGTTGTATATTCTCCGAGTTGCTCACGTGGATGCTTCTTGAATATAAAGGGTGTGAGGAATTTCGTCAAGCGAGAGAGCAAGATGTCTTATTCTCAGGAGACTGGAACGACGTCCAGGATGGCGAAAACGATGTCGAGGATAACTTTTTCCAGAGACATATTGAGATGAAGAGTGCGAAAACTTTTCATCGGCTCCTCCGAGCCCATCCGAAGTTTGGATACGTTAAGCAAACCCGGGCTGTAAGAAAGGAGAAAACAAGCTTGGATTAG